One part of the Fusibacter sp. A1 genome encodes these proteins:
- the fusA gene encoding elongation factor G: MSREFPLERTRNIGIMAHIDAGKTTTTERILYYTGITHKIGEVHDGGATMDWMEQEQERGITITSAATTCQWDNHRINIIDTPGHVDFTVEVQRSLRVLDGSVAVFCAKGGVEPQSETVWRQANKYKVPRMAFVNKMDITGADFKRVVQMMRDRLKANAVPAQLPIGAENDFTGIIDLIKFDARIFEGELGQDVKTIEIPADMIEEAKEARQALVEAISETDEELLMKYLEGEEPTIEELQAALRKATIDNIVVPVFCGSAYKNKGVQMLLDAVVAYMPAPTDVEAIKGTIDGEDAERHASDDEPFSSLAFKIMTDPFVGRLSFFRVYSGTLEAGSHVYNSTKGKKERIGRILQMHANKREEITKVYSGDIAAAVGLKYTTTGDTLCDQDHEIILESMDFPDPVIRVAIEPKTKAGQEKMGIALAKLAEEDPTFKTWTDEETAQVIIAGMGELHLEIIVDRLLREFKVEANVGAPQVAYKETIKKDVDVDHKYSKQSGGRGQYGHVKIRVAPAEPGAGYSFKNSVTGGSIPKEYIGKIDEGIQEALASGPLGGYEVVDLAVDLYDGSYHEVDSSEMAFKIAASMALKEAVRKGGGVLLEPYMKVEVVVPEDYIGDVVGDINSRRGKLEGMDADYGVQTIRAFVPLAQMFGYSTDLRSKTQGRGNYTMVFDHYEAVPNNIAEELLGKNK; this comes from the coding sequence GTGAGTAGAGAATTTCCTTTAGAGAGAACCAGAAACATCGGTATCATGGCTCATATCGATGCTGGTAAAACTACTACAACAGAACGTATCCTATATTACACTGGTATCACACATAAAATCGGTGAAGTTCACGATGGTGGCGCGACTATGGACTGGATGGAGCAGGAACAGGAACGTGGTATCACTATCACTTCTGCTGCGACTACTTGTCAATGGGACAATCACAGAATCAACATTATCGATACACCAGGCCACGTTGACTTTACAGTTGAAGTTCAAAGATCACTTCGTGTTCTTGACGGATCTGTAGCTGTTTTCTGTGCAAAAGGTGGCGTTGAGCCTCAATCTGAAACAGTTTGGAGACAGGCGAACAAATATAAAGTACCTCGTATGGCTTTTGTTAACAAAATGGATATCACAGGCGCAGACTTCAAAAGAGTTGTGCAAATGATGAGAGACCGTTTGAAAGCCAACGCTGTTCCAGCTCAATTACCGATTGGCGCTGAAAACGACTTCACAGGCATCATCGACCTTATCAAGTTCGATGCACGTATCTTTGAAGGCGAACTTGGTCAAGACGTAAAAACAATCGAAATTCCAGCTGATATGATAGAAGAAGCTAAAGAAGCTAGACAAGCTTTGGTTGAAGCGATTTCTGAAACTGATGAAGAACTTCTAATGAAGTATCTTGAAGGTGAAGAGCCTACAATCGAAGAGTTGCAAGCGGCTCTTAGAAAAGCTACTATCGACAATATCGTAGTTCCAGTATTTTGTGGTTCAGCATACAAAAACAAGGGCGTTCAAATGCTTCTTGATGCTGTAGTCGCTTACATGCCTGCTCCTACTGATGTTGAAGCGATCAAAGGAACTATCGATGGTGAAGACGCTGAGAGACATGCTTCTGATGACGAACCTTTCTCATCACTTGCTTTCAAAATCATGACTGACCCGTTTGTAGGTCGTCTATCATTCTTCCGTGTTTACTCTGGTACACTTGAAGCTGGATCACACGTTTATAACTCTACAAAGGGTAAAAAAGAACGTATCGGTCGTATCCTTCAAATGCACGCCAACAAGCGTGAAGAAATTACTAAAGTATACTCAGGCGACATCGCTGCAGCTGTAGGTTTAAAATATACTACTACTGGAGATACACTTTGTGATCAAGACCATGAAATCATCCTTGAGTCTATGGATTTCCCAGATCCAGTAATCAGAGTAGCAATCGAGCCAAAAACAAAAGCTGGTCAAGAAAAAATGGGTATCGCTCTTGCTAAACTTGCTGAAGAGGATCCAACATTCAAAACTTGGACAGACGAAGAAACTGCACAAGTAATCATCGCTGGTATGGGTGAGCTTCACCTAGAGATCATCGTTGACCGTCTTTTAAGAGAGTTTAAAGTAGAAGCGAATGTTGGTGCGCCACAAGTTGCTTACAAAGAAACGATCAAAAAAGATGTCGATGTCGATCACAAATACTCTAAGCAATCTGGTGGTCGTGGTCAATACGGTCACGTTAAGATCAGAGTTGCTCCAGCAGAACCTGGTGCAGGTTACAGCTTTAAAAACTCAGTTACCGGTGGTTCGATTCCTAAAGAATACATTGGTAAAATTGATGAGGGTATTCAAGAAGCACTTGCTTCAGGTCCACTTGGCGGCTACGAAGTAGTTGACCTTGCAGTTGACCTTTACGATGGTTCTTACCACGAAGTCGATTCATCTGAGATGGCATTCAAAATCGCTGCATCTATGGCTCTTAAAGAAGCTGTTAGAAAAGGCGGCGGAGTACTACTTGAGCCATACATGAAAGTGGAAGTTGTTGTTCCTGAAGATTACATCGGTGACGTAGTTGGTGATATCAACTCTCGTCGTGGTAAACTTGAAGGTATGGATGCTGATTACGGCGTTCAAACAATCAGAGCTTTCGTGCCACTTGCTCAAATGTTCGGTTACTCTACAGACCTACGTTCTAAAACGCAGGGCCGTGGTAACTACACAATGGTATTTGACCACTACGAAGCAGTTCCAAACAACATTGCTGAAGAACTTCTTGGTAAAAACAAATAG
- the rpsG gene encoding 30S ribosomal protein S7 — MSRKGRAPKRIVLPDPVYGSKVLTKLINQIMVDGKKGVSQKIVYGAMETIAEKTGRDALEVFNQAMENIMPVLEVRSRRMGGANYQVPVEVRPERRKTLGIRWLVIQTRKRGERTMHEKLAKELMDAANNTGGSVKKKEDTHKMAEANKAFASYRW, encoded by the coding sequence GTGTCTAGAAAAGGTAGAGCTCCAAAACGCATCGTTTTACCAGATCCGGTTTACGGTTCAAAAGTTTTAACTAAACTTATAAACCAAATCATGGTCGACGGTAAAAAAGGTGTATCACAAAAAATCGTTTACGGCGCGATGGAAACAATTGCCGAAAAAACTGGTCGCGATGCTCTTGAAGTATTCAATCAGGCGATGGAAAACATCATGCCTGTACTTGAAGTCCGTTCAAGACGTATGGGTGGCGCTAACTATCAAGTACCTGTTGAGGTTCGTCCTGAAAGACGTAAAACACTTGGTATCAGATGGTTGGTTATCCAAACACGTAAACGTGGCGAAAGAACTATGCACGAAAAACTTGCTAAAGAACTTATGGATGCAGCTAACAATACGGGTGGTTCTGTTAAGAAGAAAGAAGACACTCATAAAATGGCAGAAGCAAACAAAGCGTTCGCTAGCTACAGATGGTAA
- the rpoC gene encoding DNA-directed RNA polymerase subunit beta', producing the protein MSTTNNFEFNNFDSIKIGLASPDKIRNWSKGEVKKPETINYRTLKPEKEGLFCEKIFGPTKDWECHCGKYKRVRYKGVICDRCGVEVTKAKVRRERMGHIELAAPVSHIWYFRGIPSKMGILLDMSPRALEKVLYFASYIVIDGGDTSLSRKQILTEQEYSDYREKYGNAFKAGMGAESVKEVLAAIDLEALSTDLRSKLKDSTGQKRVKALRRLEVVESFIQSGNNPTWMIMDTIPVIPPDLRPMVQLDGGRFATSDLNDLYRRVINRNNRLKRLLELGAPDIICRNEKRMLQEAVDALIDNGRRGRPVTGPGNRPLKSLSDMLKGKQGRFRQNLLGKRVDYSGRSVIVVGPELKFYQCGLPKTMALELFKPFVMKRLVMDGYVHNIKSAKRMVERVRPEVWDIVEDVIKEHPVLLNRAPTLHRLGIQAFEPILVEGKAIKLHPLVCTAYNADFDGDQMAVHVPLSVEAQAEARFLMLSVNNILAPKDGSPITTPTQDMVLGAYYLTMDGYEDKLDENGNVIEKGELGNGTVFKDYDELLLAYFNRVVSLHAKVRIRVKLTADDPGRLVESTVGRIIFNENIPQDLGFVNRKLDAYAMEVDFECTKKALEKIISKCFHRKGNTATAHMLDHIKRMGFKYSTQGAVSVSVSDMIIPDEKPALIEEARLEVAKYQKAFRRGLISDEERHDKVIATWTQTTEDVTNALMANLKKRNNINIMAYSGARGSKNQIRQLAGMRGLMANALGETVEIPITSNFREGLSVLEYFISTTGARKGLADTALRTADSGYLTRRLVDVSQDIIVREVDCETERSIEVSSFKDGNEIIEGVEERLTGRYLSEDLTDPESGETIAYRNQLVSEELAEAIVAAGHHSVRVRSVMTCDAAQGVCARCYGINLANGRSVNVGEAVGIIAAQSIGEPGTQLTMRTFHTGGVAGGDITQGLPRVEELFEARKPKGLALIAEISGTVSFKETKKKRELVITDSSGEQSIQQVVFGSRLKVKDGDFVEAGTILTGGSVNPHDILRIVGVKGVQDYITQEVQRVYRLQGVDIDDKHIEIIIKQMLGKIKVDEAGSTDLIPGALVNVADYERANALASEEGRDLAEGTRVLLGITKASLATESFLSAASFQETTRVLTEAAIKGKEDRLVGLKENVIIGKLIPAGTGMRRYKDIGIDTVEDVESQSASDVF; encoded by the coding sequence TTGAGCACAACTAACAATTTTGAATTTAACAATTTTGATTCGATCAAAATAGGTTTAGCTTCGCCGGATAAGATCAGAAACTGGTCTAAAGGTGAAGTAAAAAAACCAGAAACAATCAACTACAGAACGTTAAAACCTGAAAAAGAAGGTTTGTTCTGCGAAAAAATATTCGGACCTACAAAAGACTGGGAATGTCACTGTGGAAAATATAAACGCGTAAGATACAAAGGTGTCATTTGTGACCGTTGCGGCGTTGAAGTGACAAAAGCGAAAGTTAGACGTGAACGTATGGGTCATATCGAACTAGCTGCTCCTGTATCACACATCTGGTACTTTAGAGGAATTCCGTCGAAGATGGGTATTCTTCTGGACATGTCTCCAAGAGCACTTGAGAAAGTACTTTATTTCGCATCTTACATCGTTATCGATGGCGGAGATACGTCACTTAGCCGTAAGCAAATCTTAACTGAGCAGGAATACAGCGACTACCGCGAAAAATACGGAAACGCGTTTAAAGCGGGTATGGGTGCTGAATCTGTCAAAGAAGTTCTTGCTGCGATCGACTTGGAGGCTTTGTCCACAGACCTTCGTTCGAAACTGAAAGACAGTACCGGTCAAAAACGAGTAAAAGCACTTCGAAGACTTGAAGTGGTAGAGTCGTTCATTCAATCGGGCAACAACCCAACTTGGATGATCATGGACACGATTCCAGTAATTCCACCGGATTTAAGACCAATGGTTCAGCTGGATGGTGGCCGTTTTGCGACTTCTGACCTAAATGACCTTTATCGTCGTGTCATCAACAGAAACAACAGACTTAAGCGTCTCTTGGAACTGGGTGCGCCTGACATCATCTGTCGTAATGAAAAGCGTATGCTTCAGGAAGCTGTGGATGCGCTTATCGATAACGGTAGACGTGGCAGACCTGTTACAGGTCCTGGTAACCGTCCGCTTAAATCGCTTTCTGACATGCTTAAAGGTAAGCAAGGTCGTTTCAGACAGAACTTACTTGGTAAACGTGTCGACTATTCAGGTCGTTCGGTTATCGTTGTAGGTCCTGAGCTTAAGTTCTATCAATGTGGTCTTCCTAAGACAATGGCGCTAGAGCTATTTAAACCATTCGTCATGAAACGCCTTGTAATGGACGGTTATGTTCATAACATCAAGAGCGCCAAGCGTATGGTCGAACGTGTTCGTCCAGAGGTTTGGGACATCGTTGAGGATGTCATCAAAGAGCATCCGGTTCTTCTGAACCGTGCCCCAACGCTACACAGATTAGGTATCCAGGCATTTGAGCCGATCCTAGTTGAAGGTAAGGCGATCAAGCTGCACCCACTTGTGTGTACAGCATACAACGCCGACTTCGATGGTGACCAGATGGCTGTTCACGTACCGCTTTCTGTTGAAGCTCAAGCAGAAGCGAGATTCCTGATGCTTTCTGTGAACAACATCCTTGCTCCAAAAGACGGTTCGCCGATCACTACTCCTACACAGGATATGGTACTTGGCGCTTACTATCTTACAATGGATGGCTATGAGGACAAGCTTGACGAAAACGGAAACGTGATCGAGAAGGGTGAACTGGGTAACGGTACTGTCTTCAAAGATTACGACGAATTGCTGCTAGCTTACTTCAATAGAGTGGTCAGCCTACATGCGAAAGTAAGAATTCGTGTGAAGCTTACTGCGGATGATCCAGGTAGACTTGTTGAAAGTACAGTCGGTAGAATCATCTTTAATGAAAACATTCCACAAGACTTAGGTTTTGTTAATAGAAAACTTGACGCGTATGCGATGGAAGTCGACTTCGAGTGTACTAAAAAGGCGCTTGAGAAGATCATCTCCAAATGTTTCCACAGAAAAGGGAATACAGCAACCGCGCACATGCTTGACCACATCAAGCGTATGGGCTTCAAATATTCAACTCAAGGAGCAGTTTCGGTTTCGGTTTCAGACATGATCATTCCTGACGAAAAGCCAGCACTGATTGAAGAAGCTAGACTTGAAGTTGCCAAATATCAGAAAGCGTTCCGACGCGGTCTTATTTCAGATGAAGAAAGACACGATAAGGTTATCGCGACTTGGACCCAAACTACAGAAGATGTGACAAACGCCTTGATGGCAAACCTTAAAAAGCGTAACAACATCAATATCATGGCTTACTCAGGCGCAAGGGGTTCTAAGAACCAGATCCGTCAGCTTGCCGGTATGCGTGGACTGATGGCGAATGCTCTTGGTGAAACCGTTGAGATTCCGATCACATCAAACTTCCGTGAAGGTCTGTCTGTTCTTGAGTACTTCATCTCGACAACTGGTGCCCGTAAAGGTCTTGCCGATACAGCGCTACGTACAGCCGATTCCGGTTACCTTACAAGACGTCTTGTCGATGTATCTCAGGATATCATCGTTAGAGAAGTCGATTGTGAAACTGAGCGTTCTATAGAAGTAAGCTCATTTAAAGACGGTAACGAAATCATTGAAGGCGTCGAAGAAAGACTTACTGGAAGATACTTGTCAGAAGATTTGACTGATCCTGAATCAGGTGAGACGATCGCTTACAGAAATCAACTTGTTAGTGAAGAACTTGCAGAAGCAATCGTAGCTGCAGGTCATCATAGCGTGAGAGTTCGTTCTGTCATGACTTGTGATGCCGCCCAAGGTGTTTGTGCAAGATGTTACGGAATCAACCTTGCTAACGGACGTTCTGTAAACGTCGGTGAGGCTGTAGGTATCATCGCGGCCCAATCGATCGGAGAACCAGGTACTCAGCTTACGATGAGAACGTTCCATACAGGTGGTGTAGCCGGTGGCGATATCACGCAAGGTCTACCCCGTGTAGAGGAACTCTTTGAAGCAAGAAAACCAAAAGGTCTTGCTCTTATCGCTGAGATATCAGGTACGGTATCCTTTAAAGAAACTAAGAAAAAGCGTGAGCTTGTCATTACGGACAGTAGCGGAGAACAATCGATTCAACAAGTCGTATTCGGTTCGAGACTTAAAGTAAAAGACGGTGATTTTGTAGAAGCGGGTACAATCCTTACAGGTGGTTCTGTCAATCCACATGACATTCTAAGAATTGTCGGCGTCAAAGGCGTTCAGGATTACATCACTCAAGAAGTACAACGTGTATACCGTCTACAAGGTGTTGACATCGATGATAAACATATCGAAATCATTATCAAGCAGATGCTTGGTAAGATCAAAGTAGATGAAGCCGGAAGCACTGATCTGATACCTGGAGCACTGGTAAATGTTGCTGATTATGAAAGAGCAAACGCACTAGCCAGCGAAGAAGGAAGAGATCTTGCAGAGGGTACTAGGGTTCTTCTTGGAATAACAAAAGCGTCACTTGCGACAGAGTCATTCCTTTCTGCCGCATCGTTCCAGGAGACTACTAGAGTTCTTACGGAAGCAGCTATCAAAGGTAAAGAGGACCGTCTAGTCGGTCTTAAGGAAAATGTTATTATCGGTAAGCTGATTCCAGCTGGTACAGGAATGAGACGCTACAAAGATATCGGCATCGATACAGTGGAAGATGTTGAATCTCAAAGTGCTTCAGACGTGTTCTAG
- the rpsL gene encoding 30S ribosomal protein S12, with the protein MPTINQLVRKGRELQKDKSTSPALQRTFNTLKRVPVKQSSPQKRGVCTSVKTMTPKKPNSALRKVARVRLTNGMEVTAYIPGEGHNLQEHSVVLIRGGRVKDLPGVRYHVVRGVLDTQGVANKSQARSKYGAKRPKAVKAKK; encoded by the coding sequence ATGCCAACTATTAATCAATTAGTTCGTAAAGGTAGAGAACTACAAAAGGACAAATCTACGTCGCCTGCATTACAAAGAACTTTCAATACACTTAAAAGGGTTCCTGTAAAGCAGTCTTCTCCTCAAAAGAGAGGCGTATGTACTTCTGTAAAAACAATGACACCTAAAAAACCTAACTCGGCCCTTAGAAAAGTTGCTAGAGTACGTTTAACGAATGGTATGGAAGTTACTGCATACATCCCTGGTGAAGGCCACAACCTTCAAGAGCACAGTGTTGTTCTAATCAGAGGTGGTAGAGTAAAAGACTTACCAGGTGTAAGATATCACGTAGTTCGTGGTGTCCTTGATACACAAGGTGTAGCTAACAAAAGTCAAGCAAGATCTAAGTACGGTGCTAAGAGACCTAAAGCTGTTAAAGCAAAGAAATAA
- a CDS encoding ribosomal L7Ae/L30e/S12e/Gadd45 family protein, with protein sequence MFEIADFNKLRVGVKQTSRALKEHQVAVLIIASDAEQHVTRRIVELATNDAVKIEYVETMKELGRLCQIDVGAAVAVIIK encoded by the coding sequence ATGTTTGAGATTGCAGACTTTAATAAACTGAGGGTTGGTGTAAAGCAAACTTCTCGTGCCTTAAAGGAACATCAAGTGGCTGTGTTGATCATAGCTAGTGATGCTGAACAACATGTCACAAGACGCATAGTCGAACTTGCAACAAACGATGCCGTTAAAATCGAGTACGTCGAAACGATGAAAGAACTCGGTAGGCTATGTCAAATTGACGTCGGTGCTGCAGTAGCAGTCATTATAAAGTAA